AGTGCGCACAAATCCAGCCTCAAGTTTGGCAACCGCGCTACGTGCTGATTTTTCAGCTTCTGCGGCCTCATCCTGCATACGCAAAACCTCAGCCTCCAGTTCGCCGAGTTCCCCGGCAACTGCCGCACGGGATGAAACTCGCACAGCATCTCCCTTCTTAACCAACACGCCGCCATTCACCGCCAGATGGTGCGGCTCACCTTCAACAACGTAAGTCAAAATCCCCGGTGCAAGGGATGAAGCCGTATCAATATGGTTAGGTAGCAAGCAAAAACCGCCTCTGGTGGATTCCGCCAGAACCTTATCCACTAGACGATCCAAGAACAGACCTGCGGGCACTAAGATCTTCAATCTCATTTACCGACCTCCTCGATTGAACCGATCATGTAGAAATCACGTTCAGATGCATCGGGAAATTCATCATTCAAAATCAGCTCACAGCCGAGGACCGTATCTTCAAGGGAGACAATGCGACCATCCATTCCGGTAAAATGCTTGGTGGTGTTGAACGGCTGGGTCATGAATCGCTCCAGCCTGCGCGCCCGTGAAACTATATTACGATCCTCTCGGGAAAGCTCTTCAAGGCCGAGCATGGCAATAATATCCTTAAGGTCCTCATACTGGGCAAGAGTGCGCCGAACCTCGCGGGCCACATCATAATGACGCTGCCCCACAATGGCCGGGGAAAGCATCATGGAGCGTGATTCCAGCGGGTCCACAGCCGGATAAAACCCTTCTCCGGCCCGCTTGCGGGAAAGGACAATAGAAGATGAAAGATGAGAAAATGTGTGTGTCGCCGCCGGATCGGTCAGGTCATCGGCTGGTACATAGACGGCCTGAATGGAAGTAATTGCCCCGGATCGGCTGGATGAGATACGTTCCTGCAATTCCGCCAGATCTGAACCGAGTGTAGGCTGATAGCCCATGCGTGAGGGAAGTCGGCCCAGCAGCCCGGAAAGCTCCATGCCGGCCTGAATAAAACGGAAGATATTATCGATGAGCAGGAGTACGTCCTTGCTTTGATCATCACGGAAATGTTCGGCAATGGTCAGTGCCGTGTGTCCGGTACGGAACCGCGCCCCCGGCGGTTCATTCATCTGTCCGAAGACCATGACCGTATTATCAAGAACCCCGGCATCGCCCATTTCGCGATAAAGTTCCTCGCCCTCGCGACAACGTTCGCCGATTCCGCAAAAAATACTAATCCCGCTGTGCGCGCCAACCATGTTATTGATCAACTCGGTAATAAGCACGGTCTTCCCCACTCCGGCCCCGCCAAAAAGTCCGGCCTTGCCGCCTTTCTCAAGAGGCATAAGCAAATCAATGACCTTGATTCCGGTAGTAAAAATTTCCTCGGAAACAACGCGCTGGGAAAGTTCGATAGGCTGGTTGTGGATAGAACGGAACTCTACATCTTCAGGCAAATCTTTACCGTCCACCGGGTCACCGAAAACATTAAGGACCCGGCCCAGCAACTCCTCACCCACGGGAGTTCGCAGGGTTTCTCCTTCACTATAAACAGCATCGCCACGGGCCAGCCCCCCGGTAGGAGTCATGGCAATGGCGCGTACGGAATTCATATCCAGATGGTCGGCAACCTCAAGGGTTACAACCTGTTCTCCGCCAGAAAGCATGACAGAAAGCAAAGGAGGAAGATCTTCAGGGAAACGCACGTCCACAACGGATCCCCGCACGGATATTACCTCACCTGAATACTTGTGTTCCATAACTTCACCATCTCAATTTAAACTTGGACTTAAACAAAAAAGATCTTTCTTATTCTGCTTATAGAATACGGAAACAGAAAGTTTAGTAAAGCATTTTTGAATTAAGTTTGTTTTATCACTAAAGATCCTCTCATACGGCTAATATAGTGGGTTGACACAGCCACATTTAGGAGTAGCCTGTCCCGGTCACAAACAAATTTCTGGAGTTATCCAAATGATTATAAAGAATAAAAAACAAATCGACCTCATGCGCGAAGCAGGCATCCTGCTCCACAAAGCCCACATGGTGGCTAAAGATATGTGTGAAGCAGGCGTAACAACCGAAGCAATCAATACAGAAGTGGAAAAATTCATCACTTCTCACGATGCAATCCCGCTTTTCAAAGGGGTTCCCGGCAAAACGCCTTTTCCCGCTGGCTGCTGCATGTCCATCAACGAAGCCATTGTGCATGGTATCCCTTCCGCCCGTAAGCTGGAAAACGGTGATATCCTGTCAATCGACATCGGAGTGCGCTTAAACGGCTGGTGCTCAGACTGCGCCTGCACCCATGCCATCGGTGACATTGATGATGAAAAGCAGAAACTCATGGATGTAACCGAAGAGTGTTTGCGCATTGCCATCAAACGGATCAAGCCGGGTATAAAATGGAGCAAAATCGCCAAGGAAATGTCCAAATACGCCCGCAATGAAGGCTTTTCCGTTGTTGAGTCACTGGTCGGTCACGGCATTGGCGAAGGCCTCTGGGAAGCCCCGCAGGTCCCCAACTACCACAGCAGGCTGGTCAAAGATTTCAAACTCAAACAAGGTTTGGTAATCGCAGTGGAGCCCATGATCAATGCAGGAGTGAAAACAACTGAAACCCTCAAAGACCATTGGACAATCATTACCAAAGACGGCAAACCTTCCGCCCACTTCGAACACACCATCGCTGTGACTTCCACAGGATCACAGGTTTTAACCTGCGGAGAGAATGGCGAAGGCTGGGCGATGTAGCCATAAACATTCATTAAATTTACAAGAAGCCCCTTTCGGAACATCCGAAAGGGGCTTCCCTTATCATAACTCGTTGACCACCAACCCCATACCCGATACTTTCGCGCACAGACAAACGTAAGCTACCAATCAATATTTTCCCGCATAAACAAAAAGTCAAAATATACTATGAATCAACCAGACCTCCGCACTCCTTTAGATGTCCTGCGCCAGACCTAC
This region of Desulfovibrio sp. JC022 genomic DNA includes:
- a CDS encoding F0F1 ATP synthase subunit epsilon; the encoded protein is MRLKILVPAGLFLDRLVDKVLAESTRGGFCLLPNHIDTASSLAPGILTYVVEGEPHHLAVNGGVLVKKGDAVRVSSRAAVAGELGELEAEVLRMQDEAAEAEKSARSAVAKLEAGFVRTLIEVETT
- the atpD gene encoding F0F1 ATP synthase subunit beta, whose translation is MEHKYSGEVISVRGSVVDVRFPEDLPPLLSVMLSGGEQVVTLEVADHLDMNSVRAIAMTPTGGLARGDAVYSEGETLRTPVGEELLGRVLNVFGDPVDGKDLPEDVEFRSIHNQPIELSQRVVSEEIFTTGIKVIDLLMPLEKGGKAGLFGGAGVGKTVLITELINNMVGAHSGISIFCGIGERCREGEELYREMGDAGVLDNTVMVFGQMNEPPGARFRTGHTALTIAEHFRDDQSKDVLLLIDNIFRFIQAGMELSGLLGRLPSRMGYQPTLGSDLAELQERISSSRSGAITSIQAVYVPADDLTDPAATHTFSHLSSSIVLSRKRAGEGFYPAVDPLESRSMMLSPAIVGQRHYDVAREVRRTLAQYEDLKDIIAMLGLEELSREDRNIVSRARRLERFMTQPFNTTKHFTGMDGRIVSLEDTVLGCELILNDEFPDASERDFYMIGSIEEVGK
- the map gene encoding type I methionyl aminopeptidase, with product MIIKNKKQIDLMREAGILLHKAHMVAKDMCEAGVTTEAINTEVEKFITSHDAIPLFKGVPGKTPFPAGCCMSINEAIVHGIPSARKLENGDILSIDIGVRLNGWCSDCACTHAIGDIDDEKQKLMDVTEECLRIAIKRIKPGIKWSKIAKEMSKYARNEGFSVVESLVGHGIGEGLWEAPQVPNYHSRLVKDFKLKQGLVIAVEPMINAGVKTTETLKDHWTIITKDGKPSAHFEHTIAVTSTGSQVLTCGENGEGWAM